The following proteins are encoded in a genomic region of Sorangiineae bacterium MSr12523:
- a CDS encoding thioredoxin family protein, whose product MAGENVIELTDATFDREVLEAELPVLVDFTATWCQPCMTIGAMVAKIADENVGRYKVAKVDIDDCPEIAKRYGIRGVPTVMVFESGEKKRQYVGMTNREMLLKLLEA is encoded by the coding sequence ATGGCCGGGGAGAACGTGATCGAACTGACGGACGCGACTTTCGATCGCGAAGTGCTCGAGGCCGAGCTTCCCGTCCTGGTCGACTTCACAGCGACGTGGTGTCAGCCGTGCATGACCATCGGGGCGATGGTGGCGAAGATCGCAGATGAGAACGTCGGACGGTACAAAGTGGCAAAAGTCGACATCGACGATTGCCCCGAGATCGCCAAGCGCTATGGGATCCGCGGAGTTCCCACGGTGATGGTGTTCGAGAGCGGTGAGAAAAAGCGACAGTACGTCGGGATGACGAATCGAGAAATGCTCCTCAAGCTTCTCGAAGCCTGA
- a CDS encoding metallophosphoesterase: protein MGTFLRVLITVTAVAHLPVAAAFAELLRRLGAPAPWALGFVLAAGGVALFIGRSGAGLTDRRRSTMFLRLVDIPFFVHWCAAIFALIPSVVATLTIPWLGVPMTFYMAVYLTGLAVAGYGILIRRRWFVVKHVTIPIEGLDPALDGLRIAHLSDLHIGAITPKSWGDRWVRAANEEGADVAVITGDMVTSGVDFHQDIAAVVGGLRAPLGVYVSMGNHDYFGEGEPLISMLNAGGAQVLRNEGRVLSRNGKSIYLAAIDDTWTRRDDMYKALQGRPAGVPCILLAHDPEKFLHAAKANVDLTLSGHTHGGQIAVPFLARFLSLSHLTHHFHVGIYRKGRATLYVHPGLGTTGPPVRIGVAPAVVIHTLRAA, encoded by the coding sequence ATGGGGACCTTTTTGCGCGTGCTGATCACGGTCACCGCTGTGGCGCATCTCCCGGTGGCCGCCGCGTTCGCCGAGTTGCTGCGCCGCCTCGGCGCGCCTGCGCCTTGGGCTCTCGGATTCGTGCTTGCGGCCGGCGGTGTGGCGCTGTTCATCGGGCGCTCGGGCGCGGGGCTCACGGATCGACGGCGCTCGACGATGTTCTTGCGCCTGGTGGACATTCCGTTCTTCGTGCATTGGTGCGCGGCGATCTTCGCGCTCATTCCGTCGGTCGTGGCCACGCTCACCATTCCGTGGCTCGGCGTGCCCATGACGTTTTACATGGCGGTGTACCTGACAGGCCTCGCCGTGGCGGGCTACGGGATCCTCATCCGGCGCCGGTGGTTCGTGGTGAAGCACGTCACCATCCCGATCGAGGGGCTCGACCCGGCGCTGGATGGCCTGCGCATCGCGCACCTGTCGGATCTGCACATCGGGGCCATCACGCCGAAGTCGTGGGGCGATCGCTGGGTGCGGGCGGCCAACGAAGAAGGCGCGGACGTGGCGGTCATCACGGGCGACATGGTCACGAGCGGCGTGGATTTCCACCAGGACATCGCCGCCGTGGTGGGCGGCTTGCGCGCGCCGCTCGGTGTGTACGTGTCGATGGGCAACCACGATTACTTCGGCGAGGGCGAGCCGCTCATCTCGATGTTGAACGCCGGGGGCGCCCAGGTGCTGCGCAATGAAGGGCGCGTGCTCTCGCGCAACGGGAAGAGCATTTACCTCGCAGCCATCGACGACACCTGGACGCGGCGCGATGACATGTACAAGGCGCTGCAAGGGCGGCCGGCCGGGGTGCCGTGCATCCTGCTGGCGCACGATCCGGAGAAGTTTCTGCACGCGGCGAAGGCCAATGTGGACTTGACCTTGAGCGGGCACACGCACGGCGGGCAAATTGCGGTGCCGTTTCTCGCGCGCTTTCTCTCGCTGTCGCACCTGACGCACCACTTTCACGTGGGCATCTACCGCAAGGGGCGCGCGACGCTTTACGTGCACCCCGGGCTGGGGACGACGGGACCGCCGGTGCGCATCGGCGTCGCCCCCGCCGTGGTGATTCACACGCTGCGCGCAGCCTGA
- a CDS encoding EamA family transporter — protein sequence MMRSRDIALAVLVMALWGFNFVAIHIGLGHFPPLLFCALRFGLSAIPALFFVGRPQVAWRWVFAVALALGVVKFSLLFAGMAAGMPAGLSALVLQSQAFFTMIFAVLLLRERLSGRQIAGMVIAALGMALVAVRLGPDRPAHAFVLCIAAAAAWGVANITLRKAAAPDMLRFMVWVSAAATPVLVVLSLLVEGPAVDIAALQSIDITGAGALVYIAFVSTLFGFGVWGSLIRQYGASTVAPFSMLVPFFAMGSGVLFLGESLHATDVAGAIAVIFGVLFGVGSLSRKPKVLQAARSV from the coding sequence ATGATGCGTTCTCGGGACATTGCGCTCGCCGTGTTGGTGATGGCGCTCTGGGGCTTCAACTTCGTCGCCATCCACATCGGGCTCGGGCATTTTCCGCCGCTGCTCTTCTGCGCGTTGCGCTTTGGTCTCTCGGCGATTCCGGCTCTCTTTTTCGTCGGCCGCCCCCAGGTGGCGTGGCGCTGGGTCTTTGCCGTCGCGCTGGCGCTCGGCGTGGTGAAGTTCTCGCTGCTCTTCGCCGGCATGGCGGCGGGTATGCCCGCAGGCCTCTCGGCCCTGGTGCTGCAGAGCCAAGCGTTTTTCACGATGATCTTCGCCGTCCTGCTGCTGCGCGAGCGGCTCTCCGGGCGTCAGATCGCGGGCATGGTCATCGCGGCCCTGGGCATGGCGCTGGTGGCCGTGCGCCTCGGTCCCGATCGCCCCGCGCACGCCTTCGTCCTGTGCATTGCGGCGGCGGCCGCGTGGGGCGTGGCCAACATTACGCTGCGTAAAGCGGCGGCGCCGGACATGCTGCGCTTCATGGTCTGGGTGAGCGCGGCGGCCACGCCCGTGCTCGTGGTGCTCTCGCTGCTGGTCGAAGGCCCCGCCGTCGATATCGCGGCCCTTCAATCGATCGACATCACGGGGGCCGGCGCGCTCGTGTACATCGCCTTCGTGTCGACGTTGTTCGGATTCGGCGTCTGGGGCTCGCTCATTCGCCAATACGGCGCCTCCACGGTGGCCCCGTTCTCGATGCTCGTCCCCTTCTTCGCCATGGGCTCGGGCGTCCTTTTCCTCGGAGAGTCGCTTCACGCCACCGACGTCGCCGGCGCCATCGCGGTCATCTTCGGGGTGCTCTTCGGCGTCGGCTCCCTTTCCAGGAAGCCCAAAGTCCTTCAGGCTGCGCGCAGCGTGTGA
- a CDS encoding LysR family transcriptional regulator yields the protein MIELGRLRALSAVATYGTVFAAADVLHCTPSAVSQHITKLEQETGTSLFEKDGRKLRLTDAGRLLAEHAGLVLAAVERAEAALAAHHATVSGRVTIASFPTGCRALLPQALKRLAKDHPQLEMQMLESNPHESLDLLTRGEVDLAVVDEWPEVPFPFPPGVAQAELGLDYADLVVPANHPLAQRKRPVKLAQVTEERWVASTPGTSCYDWLTRILPAVRPAFLVEEFETQLTLVATGLAIAAVPRLARISVPSGVAVLPIDPMPARRVSVVWRNASQERPAVLATVAALRKAWEKRVTAA from the coding sequence ATGATTGAATTGGGGCGTCTTCGGGCACTGTCCGCGGTGGCGACGTACGGAACCGTGTTTGCCGCGGCGGATGTCCTGCACTGCACGCCGTCGGCGGTGTCGCAGCACATCACCAAGTTGGAACAGGAAACGGGGACGAGCCTGTTCGAGAAGGACGGCCGCAAGCTTCGCCTCACCGATGCAGGGCGGCTGCTCGCCGAGCATGCGGGGCTCGTGCTCGCGGCGGTGGAGCGCGCGGAGGCGGCGCTGGCTGCGCACCATGCGACCGTGTCCGGGCGCGTGACCATTGCGTCGTTTCCCACCGGGTGCCGTGCGCTCCTTCCCCAAGCCTTGAAGCGGCTCGCCAAGGACCATCCGCAGCTCGAGATGCAGATGCTCGAGTCCAATCCGCACGAGAGCCTCGACCTGCTCACGCGCGGCGAGGTCGATCTCGCGGTGGTCGACGAATGGCCCGAGGTGCCCTTTCCCTTCCCGCCCGGCGTGGCCCAGGCCGAGTTGGGGCTCGATTATGCGGACTTGGTGGTGCCGGCGAATCATCCGCTCGCGCAGCGGAAACGCCCGGTCAAACTCGCGCAGGTCACCGAGGAGCGATGGGTGGCTTCGACGCCCGGAACCAGTTGCTACGATTGGCTTACGCGCATCCTGCCAGCCGTGCGTCCCGCGTTCCTGGTCGAGGAGTTCGAAACGCAATTGACTTTGGTGGCCACTGGCCTTGCCATTGCGGCCGTCCCCCGGCTCGCGCGCATTTCCGTGCCGTCGGGGGTCGCGGTTCTGCCCATCGATCCCATGCCTGCGCGGCGCGTGAGCGTCGTCTGGCGCAATGCCTCACAGGAGCGTCCCGCCGTTCTTGCGACCGTGGCCGCGCTGCGCAAAGCCTGGGAGAAACGCGTCACCGCAGCGTAA
- the sppA gene encoding signal peptide peptidase SppA: protein MRQRLTAAAVLVSALGLSTTSNAGEPMPTRADRLASPGRSIVSEDTAEAIARNPANLAYLPSWELRWTGIGCFDAPQHVGCGHAVGAATPLLLGLSTGLRVDYLQTPWQLGFPYNGEDMTWVTWALGYKLADSLSFGLSIQHSYSGNAYLNDLTGLSAGVTFRPLRQLGIAIVANNFNGPATAPLGPNQQPLLDANYVFGAALRPTGRREFELGFEMRYLAGSQLSGSSQWIPRATLGLDIPYIGRLRGDVEAAHLPYEERRGFVASAGLELAYGRLTAGGGVLLGNGLGSSDSIAGYGTFAVSGYTSPGIPRLGTRSVSIRLESTPGPRSHIALLRKLWKIADDPTVDGVALVLRAEPATSYAHAEELADAVRVLRARKKKVLCSWEDNGAKALYVCANADRTVVNPAGGLRFAGLRTQYLYIKGMLDKLGIRADMLRVSDHKTAPEMFTNEHPSETAAHDHADLLNQYAAVFEKDVALGRKMSVPAVRAAIAKGPFVATEARDVHFADGFAFDDELDRVMSEMVGHSTSLGEWEEGPKAAESFGPRGKIGLLLVDGDMVDGRSETIPLLDTKLVGSYTIADNIQTLKNDPTVKAVVLRIETGGGSSMSADVMWRELAQLAKRKPLIVSMGSSAASGGYYIATAGRTIYALPLTVTGSIGIFYGKADVSELLKKIGINVETYKSAPRADAESFYRPFTEDERRALEVKVQQFYDKFLERVSEGRHMTKAEVDAVGQGRVWTGQQAIARKLVDKMGGLREALAEARALGGLPYDAPLRTLPAPDPSLFERALKLAGLGRAQLMTLEGLPVQVRDVARALAPMVVFKGDIPMARMEWVPVEGEGHDEDGD from the coding sequence ATGAGACAGCGTCTGACCGCGGCGGCGGTCCTCGTTTCGGCCCTTGGATTGTCCACCACGTCGAACGCGGGCGAACCGATGCCCACGCGCGCGGATCGCCTGGCATCGCCGGGGCGCAGCATCGTGAGCGAGGACACGGCGGAGGCCATCGCGCGCAACCCGGCGAACCTCGCGTACCTGCCCTCGTGGGAGCTTCGGTGGACGGGCATCGGTTGCTTCGATGCGCCCCAGCACGTCGGCTGCGGCCACGCGGTGGGCGCGGCCACGCCGCTGCTTCTCGGGCTGAGCACGGGCCTGCGCGTCGATTACCTGCAGACGCCTTGGCAGCTGGGCTTCCCGTACAACGGCGAGGACATGACGTGGGTCACGTGGGCGCTCGGCTACAAGCTGGCCGATTCGCTCTCGTTCGGCCTGAGCATTCAGCACTCGTACTCGGGCAATGCCTACTTGAACGACCTGACCGGTCTCAGTGCCGGCGTGACGTTCCGCCCCCTGCGCCAGCTCGGCATCGCCATCGTGGCGAACAACTTCAACGGCCCGGCCACCGCACCGTTGGGGCCGAACCAGCAGCCCCTTCTCGATGCGAACTACGTCTTCGGCGCCGCGTTGCGACCCACGGGACGTCGCGAGTTCGAGCTCGGCTTCGAGATGCGCTACTTGGCCGGGAGCCAACTGTCCGGCTCGAGCCAATGGATTCCGCGGGCCACGCTGGGCCTGGACATTCCGTACATCGGCCGCCTGCGCGGTGACGTCGAGGCGGCGCATCTTCCCTACGAAGAGCGGCGCGGCTTCGTGGCGAGTGCGGGGCTCGAGCTCGCGTATGGCCGGCTCACGGCGGGCGGTGGCGTTCTCCTCGGCAATGGGCTTGGCAGCTCGGACAGCATCGCGGGCTACGGCACCTTCGCCGTCTCGGGGTACACCTCGCCCGGCATCCCGCGGCTGGGAACGCGCTCCGTTTCGATCCGCCTGGAGAGCACGCCGGGCCCGCGCTCGCACATCGCGCTTTTGCGCAAGCTCTGGAAAATCGCGGACGATCCCACCGTCGACGGTGTCGCGCTGGTGCTTCGCGCGGAGCCGGCCACGTCGTACGCGCATGCGGAAGAATTGGCCGACGCGGTGCGCGTGCTTCGCGCGCGCAAGAAGAAGGTGCTCTGCAGCTGGGAGGACAACGGCGCCAAGGCGCTCTACGTCTGCGCCAACGCCGATCGCACGGTGGTCAATCCGGCGGGCGGGCTTCGCTTTGCCGGATTGCGCACGCAGTACCTCTACATCAAGGGCATGCTCGACAAGCTGGGCATTCGCGCGGACATGCTCCGCGTGAGCGACCACAAGACGGCGCCCGAGATGTTCACCAACGAGCACCCGAGCGAAACGGCCGCGCACGATCACGCCGACCTGCTCAATCAGTACGCCGCGGTCTTCGAGAAGGACGTCGCCCTCGGTCGCAAGATGAGCGTGCCCGCCGTGCGCGCGGCCATTGCCAAGGGCCCATTCGTCGCCACCGAGGCGCGTGACGTCCACTTCGCGGATGGCTTTGCCTTCGACGACGAGCTCGATCGCGTGATGAGCGAGATGGTCGGCCACTCGACGAGCCTCGGGGAATGGGAGGAGGGCCCCAAGGCTGCCGAGTCCTTCGGTCCGCGCGGCAAAATCGGCCTCTTGCTCGTCGACGGCGACATGGTCGACGGCCGCTCCGAGACGATTCCGCTGCTCGATACGAAGCTGGTCGGCTCGTACACGATTGCCGACAACATCCAGACCTTGAAAAACGACCCCACGGTGAAGGCCGTGGTGCTGCGCATCGAGACGGGCGGCGGCTCGTCGATGTCGGCCGACGTCATGTGGCGCGAGCTCGCGCAGCTCGCCAAGCGCAAGCCGCTCATCGTCTCCATGGGCTCGTCGGCGGCGAGCGGCGGCTATTACATCGCCACCGCGGGCCGCACGATTTACGCCCTGCCGCTCACCGTGACAGGCTCCATCGGCATCTTCTACGGCAAGGCCGATGTGAGCGAGTTGCTCAAGAAGATTGGCATCAACGTCGAGACGTACAAATCCGCACCGCGCGCGGACGCCGAATCGTTCTACCGCCCCTTCACCGAAGATGAGCGCCGCGCGCTCGAGGTCAAGGTGCAACAGTTTTACGACAAGTTCCTCGAGCGCGTCTCCGAGGGTCGCCACATGACCAAGGCCGAGGTGGACGCCGTCGGGCAAGGACGCGTGTGGACAGGGCAACAAGCCATTGCGCGCAAGCTCGTCGACAAGATGGGCGGCCTGCGCGAGGCCCTTGCCGAGGCGCGGGCGTTGGGTGGCCTACCCTACGATGCGCCCCTCCGCACGCTGCCCGCGCCCGATCCGTCGCTCTTCGAGCGCGCGCTCAAGCTGGCGGGCCTGGGGCGCGCCCAGCTCATGACCCTCGAGGGGCTCCCCGTCCAAGTGCGCGACGTCGCCCGCGCCCTGGCCCCGATGGTCGTCTTCAAGGGCGACATCCCCATGGCACGCATGGAGTGGGTACCCGTGGAGGGCGAGGGCCACGACGAGGACGGCGACTAG
- a CDS encoding DUF2505 domain-containing protein, translating to MRFEITHEFEAPLDALELAILSPNLIDKVAKGLPNVERVKQKTHSFENRVLERIWNYKPNVKVPAFAQPYVTLDMLAWDERSTYSIDTHSSEWVITPSSKPEWHKYFRASGTYSLVSGGNGVTSRVVKGEVDLNVPRVMKNLGERVIVAEVKKTFDAEAEILRGLATLV from the coding sequence ATGCGGTTCGAAATCACACACGAATTCGAGGCCCCGCTCGATGCGCTCGAGCTAGCGATCCTGTCGCCGAACCTGATCGACAAGGTCGCGAAGGGGCTACCCAACGTCGAACGCGTGAAGCAAAAGACCCACAGCTTCGAGAACCGGGTGCTGGAGCGCATCTGGAACTACAAGCCCAACGTCAAAGTCCCAGCGTTCGCTCAACCGTACGTGACGTTGGACATGCTGGCATGGGACGAGCGGTCGACCTATTCGATCGACACGCACTCGTCCGAATGGGTCATCACGCCCAGCTCCAAGCCGGAGTGGCACAAATACTTTCGCGCATCGGGAACGTACTCCCTCGTGTCCGGCGGCAATGGCGTCACGAGCCGCGTCGTGAAGGGCGAGGTCGACTTGAACGTGCCCCGGGTGATGAAGAACCTGGGCGAGCGGGTGATCGTGGCGGAGGTCAAAAAGACTTTCGACGCCGAGGCCGAGATCTTACGCGGTCTGGCCACGCTCGTGTAA
- a CDS encoding response regulator translates to MSTKVLVFESDAAFANELRTELGKLGCSTLVVDDGNAGLQQAATTKPDLILLSIELPRMNGFSVCNKLKKDSNLKDIPLIIMSSESSDETFEQHRKLRTRAEDYVHKPISFGELAARIQPFVPLFSSAPAASGQYASVSGPPPGFAASNQPIVIDDDVEEELLAEEEAAEEPLETRVQSRETFSADVEALTDAAFHRITGGESNGASTYAQPVEEPQPEERYPSARPPASGRPPSSVRAVPDERLTARIAELERELAGAKDEGTQLREELLRVQSSEGETQRLQREVDDLKGRLASKGGGVSSREFLDLRENLNKKDKEILSLKESLSRKDREAFDVREKSLALERAKGELDDALLQLERELADARDRIEQLSADKDQAKKASEDHRARMQRAQAESEARAQEAQDLRNKLAEQVARAEGEITALKSEHATYVNTLTQEHEDAANAALQAAHDEHQGALANLRNQHANELAEADAKRQRDLDGAEAQRIADLDHLRREMQHELDEQAEQAIRERARAVSEHEAELREQYATQLQGVQAAHADEIASVRSEHAAQLVAAEARRTTELAEAEARRESELDSQQRVFAQRLRAHQQEMEEAKVAALAALTLEKDTHIANLESDRDQRIADLERDRDQRIATLERDRDVRIADLERDRDQRIGDLERDRDERIGILERDRDDRIASLIKERDDRIADLERDRDQRIGDLERDRDQRIATLESERDRKLEELTEHYEGRIREAEQAHSTRVSELETDRDTRLAALEARYTQELQEERTQSADAREQAAREIAALTTDLQNTREQLSAMTAAKRENDATNGARIAELERDLAGLRSVREGLENEVASLQAKKTELETERANLQSTLESTRERLANETARADRATEKWSADRVSLERAKDALAVALAQIDDVEARSI, encoded by the coding sequence ATGAGCACCAAAGTCCTCGTGTTCGAAAGCGACGCGGCCTTCGCGAACGAGCTTCGAACCGAGCTGGGAAAACTCGGCTGTTCGACCCTCGTCGTGGATGACGGGAATGCAGGTTTGCAGCAAGCGGCGACCACCAAGCCCGACCTGATCCTTCTTTCGATCGAGCTCCCTAGGATGAATGGGTTTTCGGTCTGCAACAAGCTCAAGAAGGACTCAAACCTCAAGGACATTCCGCTCATCATCATGTCGAGCGAGTCCAGCGACGAGACATTCGAGCAACACCGCAAGCTTCGAACCCGCGCGGAGGACTACGTCCACAAGCCGATCAGCTTTGGGGAGCTCGCTGCCCGCATTCAGCCATTCGTGCCCCTCTTCTCGTCGGCGCCGGCGGCCTCGGGCCAATATGCCTCCGTGTCGGGACCGCCCCCTGGTTTCGCGGCCTCGAACCAGCCCATCGTCATCGACGACGACGTGGAAGAAGAGCTGCTCGCCGAGGAGGAGGCCGCCGAGGAGCCCCTCGAAACGCGCGTGCAGAGCCGGGAGACGTTTTCGGCGGACGTGGAAGCGCTGACGGATGCCGCCTTCCACCGCATCACGGGCGGTGAGTCGAACGGAGCCTCGACGTACGCGCAACCCGTCGAAGAGCCGCAACCGGAAGAGCGCTACCCGAGTGCGCGCCCCCCGGCGAGCGGGCGACCGCCCTCGAGCGTGCGGGCCGTGCCCGACGAGAGGCTAACGGCGCGCATCGCCGAGCTGGAGCGCGAACTCGCGGGCGCCAAGGACGAGGGTACGCAGCTTCGCGAGGAGCTTTTGCGCGTGCAATCGTCCGAGGGTGAAACGCAGCGCCTGCAGCGCGAGGTGGACGATCTCAAGGGCCGTCTTGCCAGCAAGGGCGGCGGCGTTTCCAGCCGCGAGTTCTTGGACCTGCGCGAAAACCTCAACAAGAAGGACAAGGAGATCCTCAGCCTCAAGGAATCTCTGTCGCGCAAAGATCGCGAAGCCTTCGACGTACGCGAGAAGTCGCTGGCCCTCGAGCGGGCCAAGGGGGAGCTCGACGACGCGCTTTTGCAGCTGGAACGCGAGCTCGCCGACGCCCGGGACCGCATCGAGCAGCTCTCGGCCGACAAGGACCAGGCCAAGAAGGCGAGCGAAGACCACCGTGCGCGCATGCAGCGTGCGCAGGCCGAAAGCGAGGCGCGCGCGCAGGAAGCGCAGGATCTTCGCAACAAGCTGGCCGAGCAGGTCGCGCGGGCTGAAGGCGAGATCACCGCGCTCAAGTCCGAGCACGCCACCTACGTGAACACGCTCACGCAAGAGCACGAGGATGCGGCGAATGCGGCCTTGCAGGCCGCCCACGACGAGCATCAGGGTGCGCTGGCCAACCTGCGCAACCAGCACGCGAACGAGCTCGCGGAGGCCGACGCCAAACGGCAACGCGATCTCGATGGCGCCGAAGCGCAGCGCATCGCCGATCTCGACCATCTGCGGCGCGAGATGCAGCACGAGCTCGACGAGCAGGCCGAGCAAGCCATCCGTGAGCGGGCTCGCGCGGTATCCGAGCACGAAGCCGAGTTGCGCGAGCAGTACGCGACCCAACTGCAAGGCGTGCAGGCGGCCCATGCCGATGAAATCGCGAGCGTGCGCAGCGAGCATGCGGCGCAATTGGTCGCGGCCGAGGCACGGCGTACGACGGAGCTCGCCGAGGCGGAAGCGCGCCGCGAGAGTGAGCTCGATTCGCAGCAGCGCGTCTTCGCGCAGCGCCTGCGCGCGCACCAGCAGGAGATGGAGGAGGCCAAGGTCGCCGCCCTCGCCGCGCTGACGCTCGAGAAGGATACCCACATCGCGAACCTGGAAAGCGATCGCGATCAGCGCATTGCCGATCTGGAGCGTGACCGCGATCAGCGGATCGCGACCTTGGAGCGCGATCGCGACGTACGCATCGCCGATCTGGAACGCGACCGCGATCAGCGCATCGGCGACTTGGAGCGCGATCGGGACGAGCGCATCGGGATCCTGGAGCGGGATCGCGACGATCGCATCGCATCGCTGATCAAGGAACGCGACGACCGCATCGCCGATCTGGAGCGCGATCGCGATCAACGCATCGGCGACCTGGAGCGCGATCGCGATCAGCGCATCGCGACCTTGGAGAGCGAACGCGATCGAAAGCTCGAGGAGCTCACCGAGCATTACGAGGGGCGCATCCGCGAGGCGGAGCAGGCGCACTCGACGCGGGTCAGCGAGCTGGAGACGGACCGCGACACGCGACTGGCGGCCCTCGAAGCGCGCTACACGCAGGAGCTCCAGGAGGAGCGCACCCAGAGCGCGGACGCCCGGGAGCAGGCAGCGCGCGAGATTGCTGCGCTCACCACGGACTTGCAGAATACACGCGAACAGCTGTCGGCGATGACGGCGGCCAAGCGTGAGAACGACGCGACGAACGGCGCTCGCATCGCAGAGCTCGAGCGTGACCTCGCCGGCCTGCGCAGCGTCCGCGAGGGCCTCGAGAACGAGGTGGCGAGCCTGCAGGCGAAGAAAACGGAGCTCGAGACCGAGCGCGCGAACCTACAATCCACGCTGGAGAGCACCCGCGAGCGGCTCGCCAATGAAACGGCCCGCGCGGATCGGGCCACGGAAAAATGGAGCGCCGACCGGGTATCCCTCGAGCGCGCCAAGGATGCCCTTGCGGTTGCGCTGGCCCAAATCGACGACGTCGAAGCGAGATCGATCTGA
- a CDS encoding response regulator codes for MAASSPRILVVDDSPTVRKVVASILERNGYTAYTAPDGEAALAALANGSCDPELVLVDFVMPRMNGLAFCREMRKRFPDRKIGVVLMSAKADRIRDSFLQQAGALDAISKPFDPQALLLVVDNVLRKVEHAPTPSATTETEIAPPSILQPPSEPPQAAVAGEGKVILSGDLTLPIGAVLQMLQMENQTGVLVVEGEVRATDATRTTTRRTIAITLREGLIDLVQSKTGPGTRTASNARPGASGDEFRLGRYFVEAGLVTPEELEQVQASRGANGTKLLGDLLVESRKISLGDLRAALIRQSSELVYEALRWQCGHFEFRRRPPPSLAAASRLGLPAAQVVMEGFRRVDEWRVIEARVGRFDEVLVRDPVAIAALGEGRLAKSERAILDAIDGRRAIGEIVSAAHMSSFEGCRILFQLIEARLVRRRPAP; via the coding sequence GTGGCGGCCTCCAGCCCGCGCATCCTCGTCGTTGACGATAGTCCCACCGTTCGCAAGGTGGTCGCGTCCATTCTCGAGCGAAATGGGTACACCGCATACACCGCGCCCGATGGGGAAGCGGCGCTTGCCGCCCTAGCGAATGGGTCGTGCGATCCCGAGTTGGTGCTCGTCGACTTCGTGATGCCGCGCATGAACGGGCTCGCGTTCTGCCGGGAAATGAGAAAGCGTTTTCCGGATCGCAAAATTGGTGTCGTGCTGATGAGCGCCAAAGCCGATCGCATCCGCGACAGCTTTTTGCAGCAGGCGGGCGCGCTCGACGCGATCAGCAAGCCATTCGATCCGCAGGCGCTGCTCTTGGTCGTCGACAACGTGCTTCGCAAAGTGGAGCACGCCCCGACGCCCAGCGCGACCACGGAGACGGAGATCGCGCCGCCGTCGATCTTGCAGCCTCCCTCGGAACCGCCGCAAGCGGCGGTGGCGGGCGAAGGCAAAGTCATTCTCTCGGGCGATCTGACGCTGCCCATCGGCGCCGTGTTGCAGATGCTCCAGATGGAGAATCAGACCGGCGTGCTCGTCGTCGAGGGCGAGGTCCGCGCGACGGATGCAACGCGGACGACCACGCGCCGCACCATCGCGATCACGTTGCGTGAGGGGCTCATCGACTTGGTGCAGTCGAAAACGGGGCCTGGGACCAGAACGGCCTCCAACGCGAGGCCTGGTGCAAGTGGGGACGAATTTCGGCTGGGGCGCTACTTCGTCGAGGCCGGATTGGTCACGCCCGAGGAGCTCGAGCAAGTGCAGGCCTCCCGCGGCGCGAACGGCACGAAGCTGCTCGGCGACCTGCTCGTCGAGTCGCGCAAAATCTCCCTGGGCGATCTGCGCGCAGCACTCATCCGCCAATCGAGTGAGCTCGTCTACGAGGCGCTGCGATGGCAGTGTGGTCACTTCGAATTCCGTCGGCGGCCGCCCCCTTCCCTTGCGGCGGCCTCGCGCCTCGGGCTGCCGGCCGCGCAGGTCGTCATGGAGGGCTTCCGCCGTGTCGACGAGTGGCGCGTGATCGAAGCGCGCGTCGGCCGCTTCGACGAGGTCCTCGTGCGCGATCCCGTAGCCATTGCGGCCTTGGGCGAAGGCCGCCTCGCCAAATCGGAACGCGCCATTTTGGACGCCATCGACGGCCGGCGCGCCATCGGTGAAATCGTCTCGGCGGCGCACATGTCGAGCTTCGAGGGCTGTCGCATCCTGTTCCAATTGATCGAAGCGCGCCTCGTTCGCCGGCGCCCGGCACCATGA
- a CDS encoding chemotaxis protein CheW, translating to MSERPSGAKRGGLLVRIDGQPFFLPAHATVSIEPVPAIVRVPGAPAQILGIATHEGEVLPVIAIGADRSVMVVCRYGGELLGIVGASVVGAGIFESTTGADSVFFLGETAEDIDLSEVYNALQGGAWAGRWGG from the coding sequence ATGAGCGAGCGTCCGTCGGGCGCCAAACGCGGTGGACTGCTCGTGCGCATCGACGGACAGCCGTTCTTCCTGCCCGCGCACGCCACCGTCAGCATCGAACCGGTGCCGGCCATCGTCCGCGTGCCCGGCGCGCCCGCGCAGATCCTCGGCATCGCCACCCACGAAGGCGAAGTGCTCCCGGTGATCGCCATCGGCGCCGACCGAAGCGTCATGGTCGTGTGCCGCTACGGTGGCGAACTGCTCGGCATCGTGGGCGCCAGCGTGGTCGGGGCGGGCATCTTCGAGTCGACCACGGGCGCCGACTCGGTCTTCTTCCTCGGCGAAACTGCGGAAGACATTGACTTATCGGAGGTTTACAACGCCCTGCAAGGAGGCGCTTGGGCGGGCCGCTGGGGAGGCTGA